Part of the Rhinoderma darwinii isolate aRhiDar2 chromosome 2, aRhiDar2.hap1, whole genome shotgun sequence genome, acaagaccttatacagcaatgtcgacgcaaaaataaataagttctagctctttaaatgagacgatgggaaaaagtaaaaaaaaagcttggtcattaaggtcaaaaataggctgatcactaaggggttaagcacgtGATTTCTCAAAGCTATTAATTTTGTCTACTTCCAGGTGTGAAGCAGAAAATTGCAACTTGGCGTTTACCACGGCGACCAACATGAGGCTACACTTCAAAAGGGCTCATACGGCTCCAACTCGGGTCTATGTGGTACGATGACTGTATCTTGCTTCACATTAATGGGAATGATTTAtgtttgacttttttcattttattaaatgtaaggctgtaaaaaaaaatgtttaagcgtCGTAGACTTTCTTTTTCTCTATAGGATGTCATGGTTTgttgtattttcttttttcagTGTTATTTTGCAGACTGCGGCCAACAGTTCAGGAAACATAACCAGCTAAAAATTCATCAGTATATCCATACAAACCAGCATCCTTTCAAGTAAGTGGCTGTGCCACAGACTGCCAGACACTGCAGCTAAAACATTGTGACCTAAAGATAAAAGCAATTACTTGTGAATAGTCTTCTCTTTAATAAGGCTAGGGCTATGCGCCGACTCTGCCCACCACAGACCAATATCGCTGTGTACATCGCACGTAATGAAAGTTAATGTGGCCGCATTGCAATCCAATGGTTGCCACGACCTGACCGTCACAAGAAATCCAAACCTGCTTCATTTCTTGCGACCGTTGAGTCGCTGCAATCTGCCGGTCTCAACGCTCCCACACTGATTATCATTACGTGCGATGCACACGGCGATCTTTGGCCGTTGGACCTGTGTTGCGGCCAAATTTGCTATGTAACCCTAGCCTAAATGTTCATTTCTTGGTGACGTTAGTTTCTGAGCGGCGAAGATGACGCAGTATATTTGTGCTCTAAATCTTTCCAAGACTACTGACTGACAAATCTGCCCTGCAACGAGGTCTGGAAAAGCCACAGAATGACTTGAGGTTGCTGTCACAGCCCCATTTATTTAGCTCCAGCTTTCCCATGAATGGATAACTAAAACAGCTGAATGGCTTTAGTTTATTGGGTGGAATTAAACAGCTGAGCAagtggctgtttccataactcccattgaaaAGAATAGAGCTGCGCGCATGTGCACCTCTCAGGAGACGGTGGCCACCTAGCCACACGGGATGGCGTCAGATGACCTCCATTCTCTATAGATGCAGTGTGAGGATGCCCTTAACTGTACTGGAAGTCTTGTAGTAGTTAGTCAAATATATAGGTGGTTCTAATGTCAATGGGCTTTATTAGTCTTGTGTTGAACATCAAGAAAACtggttgtttaattttttttttttcttgttttatatttttagatGCGCTCATGAAGGATGTGATAAAAGCTACTCTTCACCTTCAAGACTTAAACGCCATGAAAAAGTTCATGCAGGTATCTTTCTATTCTCCCACCAGCGTTGCCCTCATGAAGACCTACGCAAGCACCTTTTTGGAGTCTTTACTATAGATCAGGGGTCTGCAACTTTTGGCACttcagctgttttgaaactacaattcccagcatgccctggctgCTTTTAGCTGGattaataaagcctttggctgaaAATAGACTGATCCAGCGCTCGTGCATAAATAAAAGGAAtccgttccaattttattgtgtAACAAACTTTAAAATTGTAGATCACAGTGCAAAAAGGTGAATCGCATTTGGCGAACTACAAATGCAATTCACCCTTCTGCACTTTGATCTACAATTTTAAAATTTGTtatacaataaaattggaaccgtgATTCCTTTTTGTTTATGCACGAGCGCTGGAtcatagtagtttttttttttttttttgctgttgacCGCTGGCCGTGCGGAGATCAGGGCACTGTCTGAACAGGAGTCTataaacggtgagctggaggatccgtcCCCTGTATGTTTTAAAGCCTTTGGcagtcaggccatgctgggagttgcggtttctCACCAGTGCCAAAGGTTGTGGACCCCTGTTATGGGAGGATGGCTGGTTTCATGTCCTTAATAGACTCAATTTAAAGATTGTCTCCTGGCATGTTCCTTTATTTGTGCTAGTTTCTACTTTGAAGCATCTTGTGGCCCTCTGAACTCTTTAGGAAAGTTAGTCAGTCAACAAAAGGGTAGGTTGTTTCTGGCCTAGTTAATAAGATAACCAGACATTGTATATGCTTGCTGGTTTCCTCCTCAAATTAAATTGGTTCACATCACAGTATTGTCCTCATTTAACCTATAAGTCAGGAAAAGCTCCCAGCGTATACCCCCAACAGAGGGCTGCGTATCCTCTTGTACAGGCATGCAATGGTAAACTTGTCCCGTAAGGGGCACATTGTGGGTGTAAAAGTGTACTCTGCTTTATACTTTAGTTGTctaaaagtcattagcataaagctaatctaGGTCATAATTCCATCTAAAATGAtaggtttttcgaaataaaaaaaacactgctgtaatctacattacagcgcagatcacattatttacaatataggccacttataatgtggtgacagagcctctttaagccttaaaATGCTTACACTGAGTTGTATTGTCTGAGTACATTGGTTTAGGTTCTTATAGATTTATCTTCTGCAGGGTATCCATGCAAAAAAGAAAGTGCTTGTACGTTTGTGGGGAAGACCTGGTCGGAGTACATTAAGCACGCTGCAGTTGTTCACCCGGGTAAGCTCTAGAATTTGTCTATCATTTACcactttaaagggacactaaagaTGTGATCAGAGACATGGTATATATTTAGAATATTCTAAATCTGATCACTGAGGGTATACAACGGCAGATGACCATTTTTAAAATCTATTCAAATTGAGTTGTAATTTTCGGGAGAGACTTACACCCAAAAGCCTCTACAACCTTCAGTCTTGCCTTACTGCTTGCAATAGACCATGAAGGGGCTGCCGTTCTGCTGATCGGGTCCAAGCCCTAGCACATCTACCAATCATACATTGGTGGCTTCTACCAAGGATTAGCAATCAATTGAAAGTGCTGACCAACCCCATTAAAGTTGGGCATGCCTAGTTACACTCCTTGGTACACAGCCAGCTGGCATTGGCATGGCATTCATGTCTGTTTTTATCCCAGCAAGATGTGCATATGCTTGGTCTGCTGTGAAAGTGGTATATGCCAATTAACAAACTCAATTGGAGTCAGGTAGTTCAGGTAATTAGCCATTGGCAAGTAACTGGCTTGTGTTCTTTTTAAAGGAACACTGGAGCAAAAGTAGTTCTCATGCCTAGCGCAGGGCTGGAGGGTTGAGCATGgcacagaatattttttttttgtctgcaccTGCACTAGTCATAGGTGTCTGTTTTGTCTAACTatttttagggtaggaacacagcagatactgtggattttctgcaatttaTTTCATTCCAGAAAAATTTGCAGCCTAGTACGGTagcagtgtggatgagaattgaacaaatctcatccacacagtgGAAAAATCTGCTAAAAGTTCACAAACTGACCTATGGTATTTtatttgtcaatttatgctgcagaatcgctgctcttctgtcgcTGGTTTTACCCATCGTATTCCATGCCGGAACAGACATGTTTtgacttttgcagcggaaacgcTGCTGTTCcactatcattttgttcagtatggaacagcagttctgtggggaGGCAGACTCCTAGCATTAGAATTGTCtgttgccaggagtcccgttcttcTGTACTGTGGTTGGGCTGGGAAATCTGGCCGACACATGGACCGTTTTTTTACGGCCTGATCTCTGTCGTGTGCAAGAGCTGTTACAGTGTATCTGCCCCTGTGTTCCTACTCTTAATGTCTGCAAGCAGGGAAATGGTGTTTCGGCTAGATTGTCTATCCCTAGCTAGAATCCTAAAAGGCACAATACCATATTAGAGTATTCTGTAAACTATATAATTTGGTCCTTATGCACATCTTTAGTCTACTATAAATGGTTCCTTTCATGTCTGACATTCTCTTGCTCTACAGATGTTGTCTGTAGTGTCTGTAATCGCACATTCAAGAAAAAATCAAATCTGAAGGATCACAAGAAAATTCACAGAGAAGAGAGAGTTGTCTATTGTTGCCCACGTGAGGACTGCGACAGGACTTACACTACAAAATTTAACCTCCGTAACCATATTCTTTCATTCCATGAGAGTATGCGGCCATTTATTTGTGACCATGAAGGTTGTGGGAAAACCTTTGCAATGAAGGTAAGGTATTGTATACGAGAGGTCCTAATTGTTCTCATGAAGGCACTACTTTCCgattttatatagcaccaacacaaTCATAAGCGTTGTACACATTTTAATTGCTTATGCCAGTACCTGTTTTCTATGGTGCTTACACAATTTCTTATAAAACTGCCACGTTCCCTTCTGCTACAAGTGCTGCTTTATTGCCGGATTTGAGCCAAATGACCAAATTCTCGGTGAAAAGCTCAGTGGGTTGTGTACATTAAAGAAATGAAGCCTATCAATATCTTTGGGATGTGTTAATCTAGAATTGTTAAATTCTTCATCCAGTGTATTCTGCATGTAATCCTTGACCTGAAAAACACCTTCTCTTACAGCAAAGCCTGGACAGACATTTTAATACCCACAACCCAGAGAAGAAAAAGATGGTAAGGGGATTGTATGTTTGCATCTAGTCTGATGTGCATTATCCGTCTATAAATGGCCAACCTGAAGCCCAAACTAGCCTTGACCGGTTTACAGCTGGTCCATTCCCATACACTGGAGAGAAACTCCTGGAGTAGTGAATGGGAGTTGGTGAAACTGTAGCAAGGCAAGGTTTTTCCAGAACTCTGAAGCTACAGATACAGCGTACTTAGCCGTTCTATGCGGCTTCCATAACTCTACAGGAGTTAGACACTGTAGCTCAGTGGTTTCTGCAACTTCCGACCACCTAACCTAGGAGTGGCCGGGAGGGAACAGGAGCCAAGCAagttagaacagggtttaggccctgttctagaggtaggtgttggacccgcatctatgaGACCATTATGGCACATctagtggatatgccataaatttctaaGATGTGTTTTGACATACAAACTTGAGCTTACAAACAACATTTTTCACACTTATACCATAGAACGCTGATCAAATTCCCACCAATTAAGTGATTAGTCAAGGAGTCCCACATTATCAATATTACTAATTGTCCTTAACAAACATGTTGCCTGTTTAGGCTtaattcacatctgcgccagggtcccgttccatcagagctttccgtcagaacagtgACCGACTGACACAAactaaaaccataggtttccatcaccatttatttcaatggtgactgatccgtgcCAATTGTTTCcgattgtctccattgtgcaagggttctgttttGGTGGAATCaacagcgtagtcgactacgctattgacttggtcaaaacggcggaacccttgcacagcAAACAAACTATTGgtgccggatccgtcaccattgaaatcaatggtgatggaaatggaagccTTTTGGTTTCTgtttctgtcagggctccgttctgacagcTCAGATGGAACAGAGCCCTAGCacggatgtgaacgaagccttactgcgTTTAAACTTCTGGATTTGGTTTGGTGAGGTTTTTTGCCTAGTTCAGGGGCTAGCAACCTTTGTCACTCCAGCTTGTTGAGCTACAACGCCCATCATGGTCTGACCTTCcaaagttttacaacagctggagtacCAAAGGTTGCTGACCCATGGCCTAAATACTTGTGCAATAGCTGAGTACCCTCCTAAAACCAAACTTTTAGGAGAGCCAATTGGTCCAAAATtaacatatccccccccccctcccagttgCTACAGGAACGTGTTAAGCAACCTTCAGCCTATTAGATAAACCATGGAGTGTATCATGGAAAATTCGTTCCTCATGCCAGTATTTTACATACACAGCTGACCTTACCCTCTGTTACCAAGACCCATAATGACAATTCATACTTCCGGCATTGGAGCAGGTAGTGTGCATGATACAAGGGGGCTCTAGAATCTTCTCCCAGGGTTCCATGCTCAGATACACACGTAAACCATATAAAGGAAGGTAGGTATATAGTTTGCATATAGACCACACTGTTTCCAGACATCCCCACCAGATTCATCCATAATTCAGATCTGGCCTATTAGTTGCTCCAGTAGAGCCACATCTGTTTATAACTGCCCTCTATTTCACTTCTGTTTCAGATTATTACTGTTCTGCATTTGTTCGATTTCTTAATCGTGTGTGCAGACCACATCCTGTTCAattgaaaagttattttttacccAAGTTTGTAGGGCTGaaacatcaattttttttatggatGCATAAAAGGTTAACCTTAACACTTTCCACAAGTGACCACATCCTTACTGCAGTGctactgaccaatcagtggcaGACTGTAGAGATGGTGCTCCGTTGACCAGGGGAATGGTTAACCAAAACcatgcagaattctaagaaaaaatgCTGTAATTGTTAGGTGGACTGAAAATCTGGAGACTTATTACTGGTGTTCAGTGCTCCAGTCTTTATGGTTGGAgcccattatatttttatataggcTTCTGCTGTCCTATATTCTTAGTTACTTATTTTGGAATTGCTGGGTCAACAAGATAACATTCTGTCTCATTCTAGGTGAAAATACAACCACCACCTAAAAGAAGCCTTGCTTCTCGCCTCTCGGGATATAAGCCGAAGTCCACCAAGCAAAAGAAATCTTCAAAAACTCCTGCCCCTGAGTCTTCAGAACAGCTGCCTGATGCCCAGCAGCCGGACCAATTACTAGTATTGGAAAAGCTGAGCCTTCAATAAATCTCCAGTGTTTGTTGCAGTAAAGCAGAATAATATATTATGTTAATATTTCCTTAAGTTCATTCACCCCTTTCTGTGGGAATCTTGTGTTtgcaatttttgtttttcctgAGTAAGGTTGTTTTTTCtgttgtattgtttttgtatCTAATTTCTGAGTATTCCTAGACTTCTGGCAGAAGGCTTGTGGGAATTATAGGATGATACACATTCTATATGATGCCGTATTAAAGATGCAAAGTTCTAACTTTTTCATTTAGACTCTTTATTTCTATTAGGACAATTGTGAAAAACAAATTCATGCAGGATGGATTATAGGAGCCGTTAATGATTGAAATAATTTACCATTATCTTGACAGTAGGGGTGGACAAATACCCTGTGTGC contains:
- the GTF3A gene encoding transcription factor IIIA — protein: MAASVASWCNPFALQEPIDRGTMGEKAPPVVYKRFICSFPDCNATYNKNWKLLSHLCKHTGERPFPCKYEGCDKGFTTLFHLNRHILTHTGEKPYKCEAENCNLAFTTATNMRLHFKRAHTAPTRVYVCYFADCGQQFRKHNQLKIHQYIHTNQHPFKCAHEGCDKSYSSPSRLKRHEKVHAGYPCKKESACTFVGKTWSEYIKHAAVVHPDVVCSVCNRTFKKKSNLKDHKKIHREERVVYCCPREDCDRTYTTKFNLRNHILSFHESMRPFICDHEGCGKTFAMKQSLDRHFNTHNPEKKKMVKIQPPPKRSLASRLSGYKPKSTKQKKSSKTPAPESSEQLPDAQQPDQLLVLEKLSLQ